The Mobula birostris isolate sMobBir1 chromosome 6, sMobBir1.hap1, whole genome shotgun sequence genome has a window encoding:
- the LOC140199444 gene encoding gamma-crystallin S-1-like isoform X1, whose protein sequence is MGKIIFYEDRNFQGRHYECSSDCADLSPYFSRCNSIRVESDWWVLYERPNYMGYQYVLSRGEYPDYQRWMGFSDCIGSCRSYPSYRGGIYKMRIYERPDFAGQMMEFMDDCPSVYDRFRYRDIHSCQVMDGYWIFYEQPNYRGRQYFLRPGEYRRYSDWGGYNSTIGSFRRMRDF, encoded by the exons ATGGGAAAG atcATCTTCTACGAGGACAGGAACTTCCAGGGTCGGCACTATGAGTGCAGCTCTGACTGTGCCGACCTCTCCCCTTACTTCAGCCGCTGTAACTCCATCCGTGTcgagagtgactggtgggtgttgTACGAGAGACCCAACTACATGGGATACCAGTATGTCCTGAGCAGGGGCGAGTATCCTGACTACCAGCGCTGGATGGGTTTCAGTGACTGCATTGGATCTTGTCGCAGCTACCCTTCT TACCGTGGAGGCATCTACAAGATGAGGATTTACGAGAGGCCTGACTTTGCAGGAcagatgatggaattcatggaCGACTGTCCCTCCGTCTACGATCGTTTCCGTTACCGTGACATCCACTCCTGtcaggtgatggatggttactGGATCTTCTATGAGCAGCCCAACTACCGAGGCCGACAGTACTTCCTGAGACCTGGGGAATACAGGAGATACAGTGACTGGGGCGGCTACAACTCAACCATTGGGTCTTTCAGGCGCATGAGGGACTTCTAG
- the LOC140199444 gene encoding gamma-crystallin S-1-like isoform X2: MGKIIFYEDRNFQGRHYECSSDCADLSPYFSRCNSIRVESDWWVLYERPNYMGYQYVLSRGEYPDYQRWMGFSDCIGSCRSYPSVSIYKMRIYERPDFAGQMMEFMDDCPSVYDRFRYRDIHSCQVMDGYWIFYEQPNYRGRQYFLRPGEYRRYSDWGGYNSTIGSFRRMRDF, encoded by the exons ATGGGAAAG atcATCTTCTACGAGGACAGGAACTTCCAGGGTCGGCACTATGAGTGCAGCTCTGACTGTGCCGACCTCTCCCCTTACTTCAGCCGCTGTAACTCCATCCGTGTcgagagtgactggtgggtgttgTACGAGAGACCCAACTACATGGGATACCAGTATGTCCTGAGCAGGGGCGAGTATCCTGACTACCAGCGCTGGATGGGTTTCAGTGACTGCATTGGATCTTGTCGCAGCTACCCTTCTGTAA GCATCTACAAGATGAGGATTTACGAGAGGCCTGACTTTGCAGGAcagatgatggaattcatggaCGACTGTCCCTCCGTCTACGATCGTTTCCGTTACCGTGACATCCACTCCTGtcaggtgatggatggttactGGATCTTCTATGAGCAGCCCAACTACCGAGGCCGACAGTACTTCCTGAGACCTGGGGAATACAGGAGATACAGTGACTGGGGCGGCTACAACTCAACCATTGGGTCTTTCAGGCGCATGAGGGACTTCTAG